The Solanum pennellii chromosome 11, SPENNV200 genome contains a region encoding:
- the LOC107003012 gene encoding E3 ubiquitin-protein ligase COP1-like isoform X2: protein MDKKRKMEQEEAETNLQILLEFLQCLKKQKVEELNEIQNDLQYIKEDINAVEKRRIELHRTRGRYSAKMRTLVDDSSAMTVRPPLRDKGSGAIVSSPVNLQEQGRAGTSQTRNTDTGAPRNSQIVQRKDDNHGGSDSQDPNQPGKSLARKRRVHAQFNELQDCYLQKRRYWARQSQKQGERVANIKNREGYSAGLEDFQSVLSTFTRYSRLRVVAELRHSDIFHSANIVSSIEFDRDDELFATAGVSRRIKVFEFSSVVNEPADAQCPVVEMSTRSKLSCLSWNNYTKNHLASSDYEGIVTVWDVTTRQSVMEYEEHEKRAWSVDFCRTEPSMLVSGSDDCKVKVWCTKQEASVLTIDMKANICSVKYNPGSSAHIAVGSADHHVHYYDLRNISQPLYIFSGHRKAVSYVKFLSNYELASASTDSTLRLWDVNENVPLRTFKGHTNEKNFVGLTVNSEYLACGSETNEVFVYHKAISKPAARYRFVSDDQNDPDGDMGSFFISAVCWKRDSPTIVAANSQGTIKALVLAA, encoded by the exons ATggacaagaaaagaaaaatggaacAAGAAGAAGCTGAAACAAATCTTCAGATTCTGCTCGAGTTTCTCCAGTGTTTAAAGAAGCAAAAAGTTGAAGAGCTTAACGAG ATCCAAAATGATCTCCAGTACATCAAAGAAGACATAAATGCTGTGGAGAAGCGTAGAATAGAGTTACATAGGACAAGAGGTAGATATTCTGCGAAAATGAGAACGCTAGTAGATGATTCATCTGCAATGACAGTCAGGCCTCCATTGAGAGATAAGGGAAGTGGTGCAATTGTTTCTAGTCCTGTTAACTTACAAGAACAAGGTCGTGCTGGCACTTCACAGACCAGGAATACTGATACAGGAGCTCCTCGGAATTCCCAAATTGTGCAACGGAAGGATGACAACCACGGTGGATCAGATTCACAGGACCCTAATCAACCTGGAAAGTCATTAGCAAGGAAACGGCGCGTTCATGCACAG TTCAATGAGCTTCAAGACTGTTACCTACAAAAGAGGCGTTATTGGGCAAGACAGTCGCAGAAACAGGGAGAAAGAGTAGCAAATATCAAGAATAGAGAAGGTTATTCTGCGGGACTTGAGGATTTTCAATCTGTTTTGTCTACCTTTACGCGATACAG TCGTCTGCGGGTTGTTGCTGAACTCAGGCATTCTGACATTTTTCACTCGGCCAATATTGTTTCGAG TATTGAATTTGACCGAGATGATGAATTGTTTGCTACTGCTGGGGTGTCACGAAGAATTAAGGTCTTCGAGTTTTCATCA GTGGTAAACGAACCAGCTGATGCGCAATGTCCCGTTGTTGAAATGTCTACCCGATCTAAACTAAGTTGTTTGAGTTGGAACAACTACACTAAAAACCACTTAGCAAGCAGTGACTATGAGGGCATAGTAACGGTTTGGGATGTTACAACTCGTCAG AGTGTGATGGAGTACGAGGAGCATGAAAAACGAGCATGGAGTGTTGACTTTTGTCGTACTGAACCTTCTATGCTTGTATCTGGTAGTGATGATTGCAAG GTCAAAGTTTGGTGTACGAAGCAGGAAGCTAGCGTTCTTACCATTGACATGAAAGCTAACATTTGCTCGGTGAAGTATAATCCTGGATCCAGTGCTCACATAGCT gTGGGTTCTGCAGATCATCACGTTCACTATTACGACTTGAGAAATATTAGCCAGCCACTATACATTTTCAGTGGACACCGTAAAGCTGTTTCATATGTAAAATTTCTATCAAACTATGAGCTAGCTTCTGCATCAACCGATAGTACACTGCGTTTGTGGGACGTCAATGAGAATGTTCCA CTGCGTACGTTTAAAGGACATACAAACGAGAAGAACTTTGTCGGTCTTACAGTAAACAGCGAATACCTTGCATGTGGAAGTGAGACAAATGAAGTCTTTGTCTACCACAAG GCGATTTCTAAACCAGCAGCTCGGTACAGATTTGTTTCTGATGATCAGAATGATCCAGACGGGGACATGGGATCATTTTTCATCAGTGCTGTTTGTTGGAAACGTGACAGCCCAACAATTGTTGCAGCAAACAGTCAAGGTACTATAAAAGCACTTGTTCTTGCTGCTTGA
- the LOC107003012 gene encoding E3 ubiquitin-protein ligase COP1-like isoform X1, with the protein MGGGGGGEGNLMGVLVPTVNAGETSAPAAGTEVVVVVTEEEEVDKDILCPICMQIIKDAFLTACGHSFCYMCIVTHLQNKSDCPCCSHYLTTNHLYPNFLLNKLLMKKSARQMAKSATPVEQLRQAIQQGCEVSVKELDSLLSLLMDKKRKMEQEEAETNLQILLEFLQCLKKQKVEELNEIQNDLQYIKEDINAVEKRRIELHRTRGRYSAKMRTLVDDSSAMTVRPPLRDKGSGAIVSSPVNLQEQGRAGTSQTRNTDTGAPRNSQIVQRKDDNHGGSDSQDPNQPGKSLARKRRVHAQFNELQDCYLQKRRYWARQSQKQGERVANIKNREGYSAGLEDFQSVLSTFTRYSRLRVVAELRHSDIFHSANIVSSIEFDRDDELFATAGVSRRIKVFEFSSVVNEPADAQCPVVEMSTRSKLSCLSWNNYTKNHLASSDYEGIVTVWDVTTRQSVMEYEEHEKRAWSVDFCRTEPSMLVSGSDDCKVKVWCTKQEASVLTIDMKANICSVKYNPGSSAHIAVGSADHHVHYYDLRNISQPLYIFSGHRKAVSYVKFLSNYELASASTDSTLRLWDVNENVPLRTFKGHTNEKNFVGLTVNSEYLACGSETNEVFVYHKAISKPAARYRFVSDDQNDPDGDMGSFFISAVCWKRDSPTIVAANSQGTIKALVLAA; encoded by the exons ATGGGAGGAGGTGGAGGAGGAGAGGGTAATTTAATGGGAGTTCTAGTGCCGACTGTGAACGCCGGTGAAACTTCAGCTCCGGCGGCTGGGACggaggtggtggtggtggtgacgGAGGAAGAGGAGGTGGATAAGGATATATTGTGTCCGATATGTATGCAAATTATCAAGGATGCGTTTCTAACGGCGTGTGGACATAGTTTTTGTTATATGTGTATTGTTACTCATTTGCAGAATAAAAGTGATTGTCCTTGTTGTTCTCATTATTTGACCACGAATCATCTTTATCCTAATTTCCTTCTTAAtaag TTATTGATGAAGAAATCTGCTCGCCAAATGGCCAAAAGTGCTACACCTGTGGAACAACTGCGCCAAGCAATACAACAG GGATGCGAGGTGTCTGTTAAAGAGCTGGATAGTCTATTATCGCTTCTTATggacaagaaaagaaaaatggaacAAGAAGAAGCTGAAACAAATCTTCAGATTCTGCTCGAGTTTCTCCAGTGTTTAAAGAAGCAAAAAGTTGAAGAGCTTAACGAG ATCCAAAATGATCTCCAGTACATCAAAGAAGACATAAATGCTGTGGAGAAGCGTAGAATAGAGTTACATAGGACAAGAGGTAGATATTCTGCGAAAATGAGAACGCTAGTAGATGATTCATCTGCAATGACAGTCAGGCCTCCATTGAGAGATAAGGGAAGTGGTGCAATTGTTTCTAGTCCTGTTAACTTACAAGAACAAGGTCGTGCTGGCACTTCACAGACCAGGAATACTGATACAGGAGCTCCTCGGAATTCCCAAATTGTGCAACGGAAGGATGACAACCACGGTGGATCAGATTCACAGGACCCTAATCAACCTGGAAAGTCATTAGCAAGGAAACGGCGCGTTCATGCACAG TTCAATGAGCTTCAAGACTGTTACCTACAAAAGAGGCGTTATTGGGCAAGACAGTCGCAGAAACAGGGAGAAAGAGTAGCAAATATCAAGAATAGAGAAGGTTATTCTGCGGGACTTGAGGATTTTCAATCTGTTTTGTCTACCTTTACGCGATACAG TCGTCTGCGGGTTGTTGCTGAACTCAGGCATTCTGACATTTTTCACTCGGCCAATATTGTTTCGAG TATTGAATTTGACCGAGATGATGAATTGTTTGCTACTGCTGGGGTGTCACGAAGAATTAAGGTCTTCGAGTTTTCATCA GTGGTAAACGAACCAGCTGATGCGCAATGTCCCGTTGTTGAAATGTCTACCCGATCTAAACTAAGTTGTTTGAGTTGGAACAACTACACTAAAAACCACTTAGCAAGCAGTGACTATGAGGGCATAGTAACGGTTTGGGATGTTACAACTCGTCAG AGTGTGATGGAGTACGAGGAGCATGAAAAACGAGCATGGAGTGTTGACTTTTGTCGTACTGAACCTTCTATGCTTGTATCTGGTAGTGATGATTGCAAG GTCAAAGTTTGGTGTACGAAGCAGGAAGCTAGCGTTCTTACCATTGACATGAAAGCTAACATTTGCTCGGTGAAGTATAATCCTGGATCCAGTGCTCACATAGCT gTGGGTTCTGCAGATCATCACGTTCACTATTACGACTTGAGAAATATTAGCCAGCCACTATACATTTTCAGTGGACACCGTAAAGCTGTTTCATATGTAAAATTTCTATCAAACTATGAGCTAGCTTCTGCATCAACCGATAGTACACTGCGTTTGTGGGACGTCAATGAGAATGTTCCA CTGCGTACGTTTAAAGGACATACAAACGAGAAGAACTTTGTCGGTCTTACAGTAAACAGCGAATACCTTGCATGTGGAAGTGAGACAAATGAAGTCTTTGTCTACCACAAG GCGATTTCTAAACCAGCAGCTCGGTACAGATTTGTTTCTGATGATCAGAATGATCCAGACGGGGACATGGGATCATTTTTCATCAGTGCTGTTTGTTGGAAACGTGACAGCCCAACAATTGTTGCAGCAAACAGTCAAGGTACTATAAAAGCACTTGTTCTTGCTGCTTGA
- the LOC107004775 gene encoding UTP--glucose-1-phosphate uridylyltransferase, whose product MATATTLSPADAEKLNNLKSAVAGLNQISENEKSGFINLVGRYLSGEAQHIDWSKIQTPTDEVVVPYDKLAPLSEDPAETKKLLDKLVVLKLNGGLGTTMGCTGPKSVIEVRNGLTFLDLIVKQIEALNAKFGCSVPLLLMNSFNTHDDTLKIVEKYANSNIDIHTFNQSQYPRLVTEDFAPLPCKGNSGKDGWYPPGHGDVFPSLMNSGKLDALLAKGKEYVFVANSDNLGAIVDLKILNHLILNKNEYCMEVTPKTLADVKGGTLISYEGKVQLLEIAQVPDEHVNEFKSIEKFKIFNTNNLWVSLSAIKRLVEADALKMEIIPNPKEVDGVKVLQLETAAGAAIKFFDRAIGANVPRSRFLPVKATSDLLLVQSDLYTLTDEGYVIRNPARSNPSNPSIELGPEFKKVANFLGRFKSIPSIIDLDSLKVTGDVWFGSSVTLKGKVTVAAKSGVKLEIPDGAVIANKDINGPEDI is encoded by the exons ATGGCTACTGCTACTACTCTCTCTCCTGCTGATGCTGAAAAGCTCAACAATCTCAAATCTGCCGTCGCCGGTCTAAATCAAAtcag TGAAAATGAGAAATCTGGATTTATTAACCTTGTCGGTCGCTATCTAAG TGGTGAAGCACAACACATTGACTGGAGTAAGATCCAGACGCCAACTGATGAAGTTGTGGTGCCTTATGACAAGTTAGCACCTCTTTCTGAAG ATCCCGCGGAAACTAAGAAGCTTTTGGACAAACTTGTTGTCCTGAAGCTCAATGGAGGCTTGGGAACAACAATGGGATGCACGGGTCCCAA ATCAGTTATTGAAGTTCGTAATGGTTTGACTTTCCTTGACTTGATTGTCAAGCAAATTGAG GCACTCAATGCCAAGTTCGGATGCAGTGTTCCCCTGCTTTTGATGAATTCGTTCAACACCCACGATGATACACTGAAG ATTGTTGAAAAATATGCAAACTCAAACATTgatattcatacattcaatcaG AGCCAGTACCCTCGCCTGGTTACTGAAGACTTTGCCCCACTTCCATGCAAAGGCAATTCCGGAAAAGATGGATG GTACCCTCCAGGTCATGGTGATGTTTTCCCTTCTTTGATGAATAGTGGAAAGCTTGATGCACTACTAGCAAAG GGCAAGGAATATGTCTTTGTTGCAAACTCTGATAATTTGGGCGCCATTGTTGATTTGA AAATCCTAAATCATTTGATCCTAAACAAAAATGAGTACTGCATGGAG GTTACTCCCAAAACTTTAGCTGATGTCAAAGGTGGCACCTTAATCTCATATGAAGGAAAAGTACAG CTATTGGAAATAGCACAAGTCCCTGATGAACAT GTCAATGAATTCAAGTcaattgaaaaattcaaaattttcaacacCAACAACTT GTGGGTGAGTCTTAGTGCTATTAAAAGACTTGTAGAAGCAGATGCACTCAAGATGGAGATTATTCCCAACCCAAAG GAAGTAGACGGAGTTAAAGTTCTTCAACTTGAAACTGCTGCCGGTGCTGCGATTAAG TTTTTTGACCGGGCAATTGGTGCTAATGTTCCTCGATCTCGTTTCCTTCCCGTGAAAGCAACTTCAGATTTGCTCCTTGTTCAG TCTGATCTTTACACCTTGACTGATGAGGGCTATGTCATCCGAAACCCGGCCAGGTCTAATCCATCCAACCCGTCCATCGAGTTAGGACCTGAATTCAAGAAG GTGGCCAACTTCTTAGGCCGTTTCAAGTCCATTCCCAGCATCATTGATCTAGATAGCTTGAAGGTGACCGGTGATGTATGGTTCGGATCTAGCGTTACCCTAAAG GGGAAAGTGACCGTTGCTGCCAAATCTGGAGTGAAGCTAGAAATTCCAGATGGTGCTGTGATTGCAAACAAG GACATCAATGGACCTGAGGATATATAG
- the LOC107005089 gene encoding tyrosine-protein phosphatase DSP1-like isoform X2, which translates to MRLENGDRSTCRPIVNSSSDDDDDGGLLPESYLPVLDGEGLLVPPLNFAMVDYGVFRSGFPDTANFAFLQTLGLRSIIYLCPERYPEDNVEFLNANGIRLFQFAIEGSKEPPLVNIPEETIKEALKVVLDEKNRPLLIHCKRGKHRTGSLVGCLRKLQKWCLTSIFDEYQRYAAEKARVSDLRFIELFDISGFKQPPTFCSHSPN; encoded by the exons ATGCGATTGGAGAACGGCGATCGATCCACGTGTCGTCCGATCGTTAATTCCAGCtccgacgacgacgacgacggcggtTTGCTGCCGGAGAGTTATTTACCGGTATTAGATGGTGAAGGACTACTTGTTCCGCCTCTCAATTTCGCTATGGTTGATTACGGTGTTTTCCGGTCTGGTTTTCCTGATACTGCTAACTTTGCCTTTTTACAAACCCTAGGTCTTCGTTCTATCAT ATATTTGTGTCCAGAGCGATATCCTGAAGATAATGTGGAGTTTCTAAATGCGAATGGAATTCGGCTTTTTCAGTTCGCTATTGAAGGATCTAAG GAGCCACCATTGGTTAACATCCCAGAGGAAACAATAAAGGAAGCTTTGAAGGTTGTCCTTG ATGAAAAGAACCGCCCTCTGTTAATTCACTGCAAAAGAGGAAAG CACCGAACTGGTAGCCTTGTGGGGTGTCTCAGAAAATTACAGAAATGGTGCCTCACCTCAATTTTTGATGAGTACCAAAGGTATGCTGCTGAAAAAGCTAGAGTATCAGATCTGAGGTTCATAGAGTTGTTTGACATTTCCGGCTTCAAGCAGCCACCAACATTCTGTTCACATTCCCCGAACTAA
- the LOC107005089 gene encoding tyrosine-protein phosphatase DSP1-like isoform X1: MRLENGDRSTCRPIVNSSSDDDDDGGLLPESYLPVLDGEGLLVPPLNFAMVDYGVFRSGFPDTANFAFLQTLGLRSIIYLCPERYPEDNVEFLNANGIRLFQFAIEGSKVEEPPLVNIPEETIKEALKVVLDEKNRPLLIHCKRGKHRTGSLVGCLRKLQKWCLTSIFDEYQRYAAEKARVSDLRFIELFDISGFKQPPTFCSHSPN, from the exons ATGCGATTGGAGAACGGCGATCGATCCACGTGTCGTCCGATCGTTAATTCCAGCtccgacgacgacgacgacggcggtTTGCTGCCGGAGAGTTATTTACCGGTATTAGATGGTGAAGGACTACTTGTTCCGCCTCTCAATTTCGCTATGGTTGATTACGGTGTTTTCCGGTCTGGTTTTCCTGATACTGCTAACTTTGCCTTTTTACAAACCCTAGGTCTTCGTTCTATCAT ATATTTGTGTCCAGAGCGATATCCTGAAGATAATGTGGAGTTTCTAAATGCGAATGGAATTCGGCTTTTTCAGTTCGCTATTGAAGGATCTAAGGTTGAG GAGCCACCATTGGTTAACATCCCAGAGGAAACAATAAAGGAAGCTTTGAAGGTTGTCCTTG ATGAAAAGAACCGCCCTCTGTTAATTCACTGCAAAAGAGGAAAG CACCGAACTGGTAGCCTTGTGGGGTGTCTCAGAAAATTACAGAAATGGTGCCTCACCTCAATTTTTGATGAGTACCAAAGGTATGCTGCTGAAAAAGCTAGAGTATCAGATCTGAGGTTCATAGAGTTGTTTGACATTTCCGGCTTCAAGCAGCCACCAACATTCTGTTCACATTCCCCGAACTAA